The Hemiscyllium ocellatum isolate sHemOce1 chromosome 20, sHemOce1.pat.X.cur, whole genome shotgun sequence region agacaaggtggtgaagaagacttttcacatgcttgccttcattggtcagtgcattgagtattggaattggaatgtcatgttgtggctttacaggacatcacttagaccacttttagaatagtgcattcaattctggtctccctgctataggaaagatgttactaAGCTAAAGATGTTACTAAGCTTGAAAGggctcaaaaaagatttacaaggatgttgctgggattggaaggtttaagaggttgaataggctggagctttttttccctagagtgttggatactgagaggtgacattatagagatttataaaatcatgagtggcatgaatagggtgaatagccaaggtcttttacccagggtagAGGTGTCCAaagctggagggcataggttaaaggtgagagccgaaagatttaaaagggacctatgggatAACAGTTTCACACAgtggctggtgcatgtatggaattagctgccagaggtagtggtggtggaggctggtataacatttaaaaggtgcttGAATGGATATACAAataagaagggttgagagggatatgtaccaaatgctggtaaatgggactggatcagtttaGGATGTCTAGGTCAGCAGAGTTGAGTTGGACTTACAGGTCTGTGCTGTActactctgtgactgtatgactcaatgTATTGCTTGCCTGGTGCCTGGGTTCAGGGTCTCTCATGTGACACGGAGGGCATTGACACCAGTTATGGTGAAGGAGGGTTTTGTTCCAGGCTCCATCTGAGTtttgctgggaccagagtcctggaAATCACACAATTAAGGCTGTtgatagggctttaaactaaatagtggtgggagggaggtgatggagtTCAGTTGCACGGAAAAGTATTAAAAAAGTTGGGGAGgggttttttattcatttgtggaatgtgggcattgctggctgatcagcatttattgcccgtccccagttgcccttgagaagatggtggtgagctgtcttcttgaacagctaaagtccatctgctgtggtttgacccacaatgccattagcgagagaatcccaggattctgatccagcaacactgaaggaacagtgatatatttccaagtcaggatgatgagtgacttggagaggaacttgaaggtagtagtgttcccaggtatctgatgcccttgtccttctagatggaagtggttttgagtttggaaggcactgtctgGGGATTTTTGAATTccttgcatcttgtagatagtacatatttCTGCTACTGAGCATTCATGGTGAAGGGAGCGTATATTGTGGGTACAATGCCAaacaagtgggctgttttgtcctggatggtgtcaagcttcttgagtattgttggagctgcattcatcatggcaagtggggagtattccatcacactgctgacatATACTTTATAGATGGTAGACAGGTATTGgcgaattacttgctgcagtattactAACCTCTGCCTTCCTCTgagagccactgtgtttatgtggcaagtccaattgagtttttggtcaatggtaatccctgggatattgatagtggggaattcagtgatggtaacaccattgaatatcaagggccaCTGGTTAAAGTGTCTATTAGTGTTGATGATTAtagctggcatttgtgtggcatgaattttacttaccacttgtcagcccaagtgtggatattgtccagatcttgttgcatttgaaaaatGAACTGCTTAAGGAGCTAAGGAGCTCCAAATGGTGCTGAAGATTGAGCAGTCATTGGCAGACATCTCTACTTTGGGCCTTAgcgtggagggaagatcattgatgaagcagctgaagaagcAGCCTCAGACACTAcgctgaggaactcttgcagtaatgtcctggagctgagatgactgacctccaacaaccacaaccatcttcctatctatcaggtatgactccaatcagcagagGGTGTGCCCCCAAATCCAgtatacccattgattccagttttgctggggctccttgatgtctgggactgtcactctcaccttacctctggaattcagttcttttgtccatgtttgaaccgaggctgtaatgaggtcagaaccTAAGTGGCTGTGGTGGATCAGTGAGCAATAATGAGTTTTTACTAAGTTGTATTTGGAATGGTTGGAAAAAAGCCCTGAGCTTTTCTGAGAAATTGGTGAGGAAAAGTCAGTGAGTGAACCTGTCTTTGTGTCACTTGGAGAAATGGAAAGAATCACTTCTGGTCAATGTATAGAAAATGACCAAAAGCAAACGCTTTTGATCTCGTTAGATGATTCAGAAATTttaatgtgaagatgggactgtTACTTTCCTGGGATTGATTGTCTATAAATATTATTGCTTGTAAAAGTGTTGAATATTTTTGTTGTTTATGAATAATACAATTTTGAAAGATcttagactactttctaaatggtgagaaaattcgtaaagccaaagtacaaagggatctgggagtgctagtcgaggattctctaaaggtaaacatgcaagttgagtccgtgattaagaaagcaaatgcaatgttgtcacttatctcgagggttggaatataaaagcagcgatgtgctactgagactttataaagctctggttaggccccatttggagtactgtgttcagttttggtccccacacctcaggaaggacatactggcactggaacgtgtccagcggagattcacacagatgatccctggaatggtaggtctaacatatgaggaactgctgaggatcctgggattgtattcattggagtttagaagattaaggggagacttaatagagacgtacaagataatacatggcttggaaagggtggacgctaggaaattatttccattaggcgaggaaactaggacccgtggacacagccttagaattagagggggtaaattcagaacagaaatgcggagacatttcttcagccagagagtggtgggcctgtggaattcattgccacaaggtgcagtggaggccgggacgctaaatgtcttcaaggcagagattgatagattcttgttgtctcgaggaattaagggctacagggagaacgctggtaagtggagttgaaatgcccatcagccatgattgaatggcggagtggactcgatgggccgaatggccttacttccactcctaagtcttatggtcttagggtcTTATGGagtgctacgagcattcaggtaaagtgccttaatgctaactttatcattagagatattggaagtcataagatgtcctaagttatccttcctttttgctgcattcccagtcagcctcgagtttaaatccacctgcacatatgctatcctgttgcttatctttctatttaactccatactccctgccgctttcattttcccttccccccaactcagaagtttaaagtcctaatGACcgccctatttatcctcttcactagaacattggtacctgattgaTTCAGGTGGGGactgtcccaacggtacagatcccccggttccaaaactgatgccaatgccccatgaagtggaatccctctttcccacaccaatcccgtggccacgtgtttacttccctaattccCTAATAAACAAAGTCAATGGAAGAATGATTGATCTTTGTGATGGAccgggctgcattcacaactctctgtaatttcttgggGGCTCAGAcagagcagttgctataccaagctgtgatgcatcggATTAGAAGTTTTCTATGCTGCACCTGtcaaaattggtaagagtcattgtggagaAGCCAGATTTCCTTAGCCTTCTAAGGAAGTGGaggcattggtatgctttcttgaGTGTAGCATTGATGTGGATGgccaggatagattgttggtgatatttactcctacACACTTGAAGCTCTCGACCACCTCCATCTCAGCATCACTGAAcagacaggggtgtgtcctccacttcctgaagtcaatgaccagctcctttgttttgctggaTTGTTGTCTGTAAaccatgccactaagctgtcTATGTCTTTCTGTCATTGACTCATCATTGtccaaagtgtggcgctggaaaagcacagcaggtcagacagcattcaaggtccaggagaattgatgttttggccaTAAGCCATCAGCCCTTCATcgatgcccgaaacttcgattctcctgctcctctgatgctgcctgacctgctgtgtttttccagcaccacactctcaactctgctcTGCAGCACCTGCAGTCCATACTTCCTAATTGACTCATCATGGTCTGAGATCTGAcccactatggtggtgtcatctgcaaatttggaaatggaGTTTGAGCTGAATTtagccacacagtcatgagtgtataaggagtacagTAAAGGGCTAAGTACACAACCTTGCGGGGCACTGTTGTGGACAGGAATGAAGAGCAAATTAAATGGAGTAACTGAATTCATAATGGAGAGTTCCTTGTCAGGACTTCAATTTGAATCAGTTTTAATAAACATGAGAGGATTTTAATTCAAACCTGAATTTACAAATGTTGAAATGGTTGTTCTAGTCTTTGACAGTGTTATTTGGAATTTGGATTGTTTAAAGTGATTATATTTAATCCTGTGTTGAGTTGATCTTCAGTTACCTTTTACAAAGATTAAATTTTTTTATGGCACAGGGAGGGGGACCATTACAATTTGAAATAATTGTAAAGAGAATATGCTAAAAGTTTTAAAAACTATTCTTTAGCTCAGAAGAAAACATATTGAACTAGCTTGCCAATATTTGTAGAATACATTTTTTAAAGGAGAGGTTGGAATTCAATTAATTGACTAATTAATTTTATTTATAGGAGTGAGCAGGATGTTCTGAAATCTGAAACAGTTGTAGAAAATAGAAATATATCATAAGAGTTTGAAATGAGGAAAAGATCATAGGATCCCTGCAGTGCTGCAAGGAGGTAGCAAAACCTAAACTGAGCATCCGTGAGCCAGTTGTTGCTAAGAAAGTACTTCTTCAAAGCACTGTTGATGGCATCTTACTAATTGGGAATAGTCTGACAGACCAGTAATTGGCCAAGTTAGGTTTGTTCTGCATCTtatatacaggacatacctgagcaattttccacattgtcaaatAGCTGACAGTGTTGTAGCTAGGTCTGGAAcaaaagtcttcagtactattgccagaatgttgtcagggcccgtagTCTTTGCAGTATACAGTGTcttcaaacatttcttgataACAAGAAATGAATCTGAAATCTTTGATGCAGGGAACCATTGGAGGGTGCTGAGGTGTATCATCCATTTGACACAACTGACTGAAGATGGATGCAAACATTTCAACTTTGTTTATTGCATTGCCTTGGCttatccatcattgaggatggaagtATTTGTGGTAACTGCATCCCTGTTAGTTAATTGACCACCATTGTTCATCACTGAgtgtggcaagactgcagagcttagatctgaacctTTGGTTGTGGGATTACTTAGACCTCTTTAATTCCGATCAGGGCCAACAATCCATTTGCCTATCTTTGTTTGCTAGACCTGCATGCCAACATTTTCTGATTAATTTGCAAGAACAGTCTGATGCTTCTGTACTGCAGTATTCTGCAGATTTTCCCTACTTAAATAAATTTCTGCTCTTTTGCATGCACACTTTCCTGCATTGTACTGAAACTGCTAAATTTTCAACCATCCATTTAACCAGTTGATTTCCATTTCACAGGCTTTATAACTTGAAGGGGCAGTTCCTCCACTTGGGTCACACTTCAATCCCTTTGGCTTTGGGGTACAGAGGGGAGAGGACCAAACAAATCAGAGGAGCCTCCAGTAGCACTGCTTCTGGGCCAGGGCCTGGACCAATGTTGCAACACTTGCAAAGTAATAGGAACAGGTTAATTGAATGGTTAAAATACAGGTACAATTTAGGAAAATTGGCAATGAAAAAGGACAgtagaatgttatttaaatggagacttGGACAAAGACCAAACAAATATCCTAGGCAGTTGGTGTTCATTCAGTTCGACAATGACGTAGCACTCGgtgcagcactgtggctcagtggttagcagtgctgcctcacagcaccagagacttgggttagtttcccaccttgggcaactgtctgagtggagtttgcacattctccccgtgctccagtttcctcccacaatccaaagatgtgcaggccaggtgaattggccgtgctaaattgcccatattgttaggtacattagtcaggggtaaatttggggaatggatctggatgggttgctctttggaggttcagtgtggacttgttgggctgaagggcctgtttccatactgtaggtaatctaatctaatcactattACCAACTGATAGAAAACAGAAAGACCTGAAGTCTTTTCTGATTGTGTGGAGGGGAGAATACATAATCACCTCCTCCTTTCATACTCTCAGGCCCATTATGCTGTGAAGTGTTGACATTCATCTCAGGAAATAAAAAGACTAATCCTTTGGAACTTTTCACACCAACCAAATATGGCTGAACACTTAGCTGCCCGTTCGATATTGTTGAAGTGGAGCCACATTACACCTAGTCCCTCTACCTGCCCAAAATGGCAATAATTTTGGGGTGAAATTTGCTGGATTCTGGTTGGTTTGCATTGCGGACAACTTACGTGACTGCACTAAAGGCATGATCATAAATGAACACCCTCCAAGAGCTGAAGAGAGGTGGCAAACAACAAACCAGGCCTCTGATTTACTATCTGAGTCTAACTGCCTCTTAGCTTCATCAAAGATTTGTTCAGCTTCTTCAGATCCAACATGTGCAGCTTCCCGATCGCTGAGAGAGGAGGGGGTTGCGGGAAAAGTTGATGTGTCCAGAATCTTTCAAGCTGCTGTTGAAATACAACAGGAGGATAATGGTCAGAGCCCCCAGTAACACCAGGATGACGGCATCCACAGGGAAAACACTTGCAATCGACATCACAGGATCGAAACTGGTGTTGCGAGTTTCAGGAAGGGTTACAATTCAAATTCTCTCCTGGAAGAGCTACAAAAGCCTTTAATGGATAAATTCTCACTGATAAACATGGTTTTAGACTGTTACTCTTGGATTAGTGTAATCCCTTCTTGAATGTAATTTACTGCAATGATTGGGAGGCATCTTTAAACCAACAGGAAGTCAGGACACAAAATTATGTTCCTTCTCCACCTTCCCACACACTCATACAATAACCAAGCAAATCTGGCATAATCACCTTCACTACTTTACACTTTAAGGACAAGGTATTTTATAGTGGCTTAACAGCTGTTATTCAATCATAGATAGAAATTGTGCAATGGGACATTCTGAAATCCCTGTTGTAGTACACTTCAAAAGAAATTAACAGGGAAATTGAACCTTCTGCTGAGCAATTCCTCTATGTCTGGAACTCCCTGAAAGTCTTCATTTAAATCAGAGACTACAGAGGCTTCTGATAAAATTAAATGTTATAGTTAGTTTGGAACTTAGTCTATTTGATACATTGTTACAATTCAACTGACTCGACACATACCTCAGCCACTTCAAATAGCACTTCCCCATCCCCATTGGACCTGTTGTCCTGCTTTCCTCGTGAAACCAAACCTGACACCCCATAACCCACTCAATCCAAATCTCACGCGAGATTGCCACTccttggaatatctggtcaatgTTACCAATACCACCACATCATTTGAAATATCGCTGTCTTTGGCTTTTTAGCAACTCAGTACTTGCTTATTTACTAGTAAAACAAGACAATTACTTACTTGCAGAGTTTCAGTccttcactgccattcacaataaATGTATCCAATGCATTTTGTAATGCACATGTGCCAAGCTTTCCTGAGCTATTTTATAACCTTCTAGATAACGTTGCAACTTCTTGCTATTGAACATCCGCAATTGGCCTTTGTGTAAAATGTCTGACTCTCCAAAGATTTCATGCACATTGTATCTATCTTGGATGTAATGCAGCATTGCAAAATCTTCCAACTAATGGTGAGTTTGCAAACTCGCTCATCAAAAAGACAGATTTTGCACAAGGAACTTTGGCACTACTTGTGAAATAATTACCTCACACACTGTAACTTATTTTTCTCTATAATTGCATGCCTCAAAGGGGGAGAATGAATTGCCACAAGGGACCCCAAATGGCAGGACATTTAGCAAGATGTGTAAGTAAATTCATATTAAAGAGAATGATTCCTACAGAGTTTGTATCCTGACTTCCAAAAAGCACCTGTTTAAGGTCTACTCAAAGGTCTTGAGAGAAAATTTATAGTTTATGGAATAAAAAGGTCAGAAGCAACATGGATATAAAATTCACTCTTTAACAAAGAGTTCAGTTAGGTATAAGGATTTGAGATATCGGGATACTACCCCGGGGAAAGATAATGTTTAGAAGATATTTGATAAGAGATATTCAAAATCAGGAGTAGTCTAAACAATGtaataaggagaaacctcttgcATTGGTTGAAGGATCAGCAGAGAGCGTAGATTTAAGGTAACTGGCAGAAGAACAATAGTGACTAAGGTGAAACTTATTTTTATGGCATGTGCTTAGGATTTCGAATGCACTAAACTAGGGtatggtgggggtgaggggtccAGGTTCAATCCAGACATTCAAGAACAACTTGTATTAATATCTGAAACAGAAGGAGATGCAAGGTTTTAGAGAGTGGTGGTGCAGACAGTCTAGGTGAATTgctcagagagagacagcacggACTCAATGGGTAtcatggtctccttctgtgctgttaacAATTCTGTAAACTATTGAAGGCTGAATGCATGGCTATGTTATCCAGGACATCATGGTGAAAGACATTGTTGTTAACACATTTTATTTAGATGTGGAAGAATTAAGTATTTGATCTTTGTATCACACACTCAATGCGACAATTTGTATCTTTCCCATATACAGCCCACATATCCTTCAGCAGGATCCAATAACATATAGTTGTGCCAAAGGATACTGAGTCGTACTGCAGCAAtgcaacaatgtatttttttgtaTCTAATCCTACAGATAACCTTAATTGACAACCACACTGTTCTCCCCAATTTAAATGTTCCAATGTATTATTTCGGGTCATACAAGTTAAAATTAAAAACGTTAAAGCATTTCAAATCTTTTTCACCAGTTATACTTAACCTGCAGCTGAAAGTGCTGTCATATCTCTTACAAAATTGTTATTGGGTTTGTTActatagggtggcacagtggttagcattgctatctCACAATGGCAGGGActgaggttcaattccagccttgagtgactgtctgaaGTGTGCACGTTCTctccatgcctgcatgggtttcctctggatactccagttttctctcacagttcaaagatctgcaagttaggtggattggccatgctaaattgcccacagtgcccagggatgtgcaggctaggtgggtgagccacgggaaatgcagggttacaagtctgggtgggatgttcttcagaggattgaTTTGGATtcgatggccaaatggcctacttccacactgtaggattctatgtcATATCCTTATTTATGAGGATTGGCCTATGGACTTTTAATCGATTGATCCATTCTTTTGGCAAAGTACTGCCTTCAGCGAGTTGACCAGGAGATTCTCACACTCTTATCACCTGACATCAGACATGTTGGAAGGATTTAAGGGATGATACTAACCCATTTTGTTCCCATTTATCAATGCACCTTCTACAGCCAAGATGTCATGGTGCAAGACTCAAAGTGGAACTTTGaacccagaggcagggacactattaCTGCTTCACTCCACCTAAAAGATCATGCACTGCACCAAAATAGCATCCATTCATTATACTCACAAAACATGAGCAAAGGAAAGACACCTAATAAATCATTTTCTGTTGAATGTAATATAAATCATACAAGTATGACAAGGGTATTACAGAAATGTAATCAGAGGGGGAAAATGAAACGCATCACTCACCTTAAGTATTTATTCCACGTTTATTATACAGAAATTTAACTTCTTTTCCAATATATACAGAGTCAATATGAAAATATGTCCATCAATGGACTCCTGTTTAGTTTGTAGTTGGAATGTGCTCCTCTACAGTTAGGTTTTCATCTGCCGCTGTTTTTCTGATGCATTACTGTCGATGAGATCTTTaaatcccagcttctccagtgGTTCTTTTGTCATCAGCTGCCTGCAGAACAAAACAATTAAACATGTGCGGCATGGTATGAACAATGCTGCAAGATGTGCCCATATTTAGCAATCCTCAGGCGAAAACACCATAAAGGCAACCTTAATGGTTGGGGTATTGGTTGTAGCACTCTTGCCTCAATCAAAAGTTGTGGGATCCAAACCGCCCTAGACTTCAACAACAAACAAATATATCAATGCAATAATGGGAAATTCTAAATTCCCTAACCAGAGGAAAAACGCTTAAATCCTTCCAAATGCTTAAACATTTTATGTTTGACATCTTTATGTTGTCACCTTTTGAATGATTGACGCTTAAGAAGCCATTCAACTAACTCATTCAGAATGACGTCCAGGATAACATACTGCATAGAGGCCATATATTTCTCCTTCAAAAGAGAATATTATAAATATTATGGTGGTAGGATTGGTGGAAGTTGCAGTGATAAGGGTATCAAGGATGAGAATCAatatgacatggtggctcagcattTAACGTTGCTGCCTCACGGAGCCaggttcccaggttcgattctagccttgggtaacTATGTCTGTGGCTTTATTCTCCCAGGGTCTGTGGTTTtattccgggtgctctggtttcctttcacaatccaaaagggtgcaggttaggtgaattgaccatgctaaattgcccattgtgctcatggatgtgtaggctaagtgcattaggcaggggtaaatatagagtaatataatagtgtgggggaatgggtctgggtgggtggtggacTTGTTAGCTCAAATGACCTgttctcactgtagggattctataaaaatcagtaaataaatattttacagttctgtattcaaatgccAAAACAAATTCATGCAAATGATCAAGTGACTGagggaaaacaacatttaaaaagttgaCACAAGAGCAGAGGAAAACAAACTGGATTGGTTTCAGAAGGAGATGTTACAACAATTAATCTTTTTAATGGAGACTTGCTCCAACTAATTAAATAAAACTGATTAGGTTTATAGTTTCTAAATTTTCATGTTTTTAATGCTGTACCTTTCCATTCTACACTCCAAGTATTCCTTCGATTGCTGTCTGCACAGAGAATTGTCAAACTTGCTCTCTCGAAGGCAATTCATAAATTTGTCTTTAAATTCTTTACATTCACCTGCCAAATCATAAGAAACCAACTACATTAAAAATAAGGCTTTTTCTATTTCCCCATTGTCACAAATTAAATACACCAAGTAGCAGCAGAACCAATCGCATCTCGGTTG contains the following coding sequences:
- the LOC132825161 gene encoding cytochrome c oxidase assembly protein COX19; the encoded protein is MSTAMNFSSKSFNPRPPDKGSFPLDHLGECKEFKDKFMNCLRESKFDNSLCRQQSKEYLECRMERQLMTKEPLEKLGFKDLIDSNASEKQRQMKT